The Mucilaginibacter mallensis genome has a segment encoding these proteins:
- a CDS encoding Rieske (2Fe-2S) protein: MKKSYLILLMAIVCLSCGKNSDPIPDVAVYIQGSLLSPQFSALRGVGVAINISGGVAGIVVYHRADGAYVAYDRCSSYQPEKRCAITIDSGDLTATDPCSGSKFSLYDGTPVKAPATQSLKAYSVFVDSGYNIIIQNY, encoded by the coding sequence ATGAAAAAGAGCTACCTTATACTATTAATGGCCATTGTTTGCCTGTCATGTGGTAAAAACAGTGATCCTATACCTGATGTTGCAGTCTATATCCAGGGTTCGTTGTTGAGTCCGCAGTTTAGCGCGTTAAGAGGTGTAGGTGTTGCCATAAATATTAGTGGTGGGGTAGCAGGCATAGTAGTATACCACAGGGCCGATGGCGCTTATGTGGCCTATGACCGTTGCAGTAGTTATCAGCCTGAAAAAAGATGCGCGATAACTATTGATAGTGGAGATTTGACCGCGACCGACCCCTGCAGCGGATCAAAGTTCTCTTTATATGACGGCACCCCTGTAAAAGCGCCGGCTACACAATCGTTAAAGGCATATAGTGTATTTGTTGACTCCGGATATAACATCATTATTCAAAATTATTAA
- the kbl gene encoding glycine C-acetyltransferase, with product MYDTLKPVLQQELADIEAAGLYKKERIITSAQGADITVQGGKEVINFCANNYLGLSGNKKVIEAAKAVMDTHGYGLSSVRFICGTQDIHKELEAKIAEFLGTEDTILYAAAFDANGGVFEPLFNDQDAIISDELNHASIIDGVRLCKAQRQRYKHDDMADLEEKLKLTAGCRHRIIVTDGAFSMDGTIAQLDKICELAEKYKALVMIDESHCSGFMGKTGRGTHEYHNVMGMIDIITGTLGKALGGASGGFTSGRKEIIDMLRQRSRPYLFSNTLAPAITGASIAVLNMLSETTDLRDKLEKNTQYFRQKMTEAGFDIKPGVHPIVPVMLYDAKLAQEFAAKMLDEGIYVIGFYYPVVPQGKARIRVQISAAHETAHLDKAIAAFSKVGKELGVLK from the coding sequence ATGTACGATACACTAAAACCGGTATTGCAGCAGGAGCTTGCAGATATTGAAGCAGCTGGCTTATACAAAAAGGAAAGAATTATAACTTCGGCACAGGGTGCTGACATCACCGTACAAGGTGGTAAGGAAGTAATAAACTTTTGTGCCAACAACTATTTGGGCCTTTCAGGCAATAAAAAAGTTATTGAAGCTGCAAAAGCAGTTATGGATACGCATGGTTATGGATTGTCATCCGTAAGGTTCATCTGCGGTACGCAGGATATCCATAAAGAACTTGAAGCTAAAATAGCCGAGTTTTTAGGCACGGAGGATACCATACTTTATGCCGCCGCATTTGATGCCAATGGTGGTGTATTTGAGCCATTGTTTAATGATCAGGATGCTATCATTTCTGATGAATTAAACCACGCCTCTATTATTGACGGCGTGCGTTTATGCAAGGCACAGCGCCAGCGCTACAAGCACGATGATATGGCCGACCTGGAAGAAAAGCTAAAATTAACTGCAGGCTGCCGTCACCGTATTATTGTTACTGATGGCGCATTCTCAATGGATGGAACCATCGCCCAGCTTGATAAAATTTGCGAACTGGCCGAAAAATATAAGGCTTTGGTGATGATTGATGAGAGCCATTGCTCTGGCTTTATGGGTAAAACAGGCCGTGGTACACATGAGTATCACAATGTAATGGGTATGATAGATATCATTACCGGTACATTAGGCAAGGCTTTGGGTGGCGCATCTGGTGGTTTTACATCGGGCCGTAAGGAGATCATTGATATGCTGCGCCAGCGCTCACGTCCGTACCTGTTCTCAAACACGCTTGCCCCGGCAATTACAGGTGCATCAATAGCGGTGCTGAACATGCTGAGTGAAACTACCGACCTGCGCGATAAGCTGGAGAAAAACACCCAATATTTCCGCCAAAAAATGACGGAAGCAGGATTCGACATAAAACCGGGTGTACACCCTATAGTGCCGGTTATGCTGTATGATGCCAAGCTGGCCCAGGAGTTTGCCGCTAAAATGCTGGATGAAGGTATCTACGTTATCGGTTTTTATTACCCGGTTGTACCACAGGGTAAGGCCCGTATAAGGGTGCAAATATCTGCCGCGCACGAAACTGCTCACCTGGATAAAGCTATCGCTGCGTTCAGCAAGGTGGGTAAGGAGCTGGGAGTTTTGAAATAA
- a CDS encoding DUF4403 family protein, producing the protein MKFKIPQLLAVCTISLVFYSCAVVKPPAPTDAGVDIPKIVQPVSNVEVPVTAELKSYFVQAENSVPNKYSDNQQPCEGLRYNYVFTRTPFAITGSNNVVNLKFTGSYGFTVSYCAKCTTFLGAQQCIVPVVSAQCGMGAEPPRRMEIFYQSTINVTPDYHLRSKTILYPAPNPIDRCNVLMGNIDITDRLIQYISGPLNDLGKQVDARIATYNVRPMVDQLWKNIATEIKLSDIGYLNINPQSVRLSNFSLNGSQLNFSVGLSAKPVVTVMSNPSPPKPLPNLSAYTPANGFNIYLDLLENYDHLTTIVNQQVVGQQMDAEGKHFVVAATKVYGIGKKIVMQVDFTGSNTGTVYLVGTPTYNAATHELSFPDLTFDLQTRAWILKAAKWMFNARITEMIREKAVYNFSSFITQNKAKLQGELSRDLGNNIHSDVTIKDMDIQAIYPTSEKLIIRTLSDGQIKIKAVM; encoded by the coding sequence ATGAAGTTTAAAATACCCCAACTCCTCGCCGTTTGTACAATTTCCCTGGTTTTTTATTCCTGCGCCGTAGTAAAACCACCCGCGCCAACTGATGCCGGGGTTGATATTCCTAAGATAGTTCAGCCTGTATCAAACGTGGAAGTGCCCGTTACCGCTGAACTGAAAAGCTATTTTGTACAGGCCGAAAATTCGGTGCCCAATAAATATTCGGATAACCAGCAGCCCTGCGAGGGATTGCGCTATAACTATGTGTTTACCCGTACTCCATTTGCTATTACGGGCAGCAACAATGTGGTGAACCTGAAATTTACCGGCAGCTATGGTTTCACGGTATCGTATTGTGCCAAGTGTACCACATTTTTAGGTGCGCAGCAGTGTATTGTGCCGGTAGTTTCGGCGCAATGCGGTATGGGGGCTGAGCCGCCGCGCAGGATGGAGATCTTCTACCAATCCACCATTAACGTAACGCCCGATTACCACTTACGGTCCAAAACTATTTTATACCCGGCCCCAAATCCTATCGACAGGTGTAACGTGCTCATGGGCAATATTGACATTACCGACCGCCTGATCCAGTACATCAGCGGCCCGCTTAACGACCTGGGCAAGCAGGTGGATGCCCGCATTGCTACCTATAACGTAAGGCCGATGGTTGATCAGCTATGGAAAAACATAGCCACCGAAATTAAACTGAGCGATATCGGCTACCTGAACATTAACCCGCAAAGCGTGCGCCTGAGCAATTTTAGTTTAAACGGTTCGCAGCTTAATTTTTCGGTGGGCCTATCGGCAAAACCGGTGGTAACTGTGATGAGCAACCCGTCGCCGCCAAAGCCGCTGCCAAATTTATCGGCCTATACCCCGGCTAACGGCTTTAATATTTATCTCGATCTGCTAGAAAATTACGACCACCTCACCACCATAGTAAACCAGCAGGTAGTTGGGCAGCAAATGGATGCAGAGGGTAAGCATTTTGTTGTTGCTGCTACCAAAGTTTATGGTATAGGCAAAAAAATAGTGATGCAGGTTGATTTTACCGGATCAAACACCGGTACCGTTTACCTGGTGGGCACACCAACCTATAATGCAGCCACGCACGAGCTGTCGTTCCCTGATCTTACCTTCGATCTGCAAACCAGGGCGTGGATACTGAAGGCGGCGAAATGGATGTTCAACGCCAGGATAACTGAGATGATACGCGAGAAGGCTGTTTATAACTTCTCTTCATTTATTACCCAAAACAAAGCTAAATTGCAAGGCGAATTAAGCCGCGATCTGGGCAATAACATACACTCGGATGTAACTATAAAGGAT
- the pheS gene encoding phenylalanine--tRNA ligase subunit alpha has translation MQEKIDQYTAEINAFSPANADELETFRVKFLGTKGIIKDLFEEFKTVGPEEKRTFGKVLNQFKQLAEAKYTELKEALDSGPQTQDLDKDLTLPGDGFNIGSRHPLSLVRNEIIDIYKRLGFVVAEGPEIEDDWHNFSALNFPEEHPARDMQDTFFIKKNSGKDDIALRTHTSSVQVRMMESGKPPFRAIMPGRVYRNEAISARAHCFFHQVEGLYVDENVSFADLKQTLYHFVQELYGEGTKVRFRPSYFPFTEPSAEMDVSCTICKGAGCNMCKYTGWVEILGCGMVDPNVLENCGIDSKKYTGFAFGMGIERIANLKYVIRDLRLFSENDVRFLKQFQTEII, from the coding sequence ATGCAAGAAAAAATAGACCAATATACTGCTGAGATCAACGCCTTTTCACCGGCAAATGCTGATGAACTGGAAACTTTTCGTGTAAAATTTTTAGGTACCAAGGGTATCATAAAGGATCTGTTCGAGGAGTTTAAGACTGTTGGTCCGGAAGAGAAGCGCACATTCGGTAAAGTGCTTAACCAGTTTAAACAACTGGCCGAAGCTAAATATACTGAGCTGAAAGAGGCTTTAGACTCAGGGCCTCAGACTCAGGACTTAGATAAAGACTTAACACTACCCGGTGATGGCTTCAATATAGGCTCACGCCACCCGCTTTCGCTGGTACGCAATGAGATCATCGATATTTATAAACGCTTAGGTTTCGTGGTTGCTGAAGGCCCTGAGATTGAGGACGACTGGCATAACTTCTCGGCGTTGAACTTCCCAGAAGAACACCCGGCACGTGATATGCAGGATACCTTCTTCATTAAGAAAAATAGCGGCAAGGACGATATTGCCCTGCGTACACATACCTCATCGGTACAGGTAAGGATGATGGAGAGTGGGAAACCACCGTTCCGTGCGATAATGCCGGGCAGGGTTTACCGTAACGAGGCTATATCGGCACGCGCGCATTGCTTCTTTCACCAGGTTGAGGGTTTGTATGTAGATGAGAACGTATCATTTGCCGATTTGAAACAAACACTTTACCACTTTGTGCAGGAGTTGTACGGCGAGGGCACTAAAGTGCGTTTCAGGCCGTCATACTTCCCGTTCACCGAGCCATCGGCAGAGATGGATGTCTCTTGTACTATTTGCAAGGGGGCTGGCTGCAACATGTGCAAATACACTGGCTGGGTTGAGATATTAGGCTGCGGCATGGTTGACCCTAATGTATTGGAGAATTGCGGCATCGACAGTAAGAAATATACCGGCTTTGCCTTTGGTATGGGAATTGAAAGAATTGCTAACTTAAAATATGTTATACGTGATTTGCGTTTGTTTTCTGAGAACGATGTTCGTTTCTTAAAGCAGTTTCAAACCGAGATCATATGA
- a CDS encoding TetR/AcrR family transcriptional regulator → MEADKIKDSIKRAAQELFRKFGYHKTSVNEIAKKAKIAKATIYKYFDSKEAVLHALLMDYIKVSVDELIHTNTPDMGEEEQLNNLIMKTCRLSYTICNEFIGWDFIRESANSQAFLKNLSNELEELLVYAFSQLNGIRKHDAYLQKLRFLVKCSKSIVFSFAFTSVSDSDVRKNFVSFQKEILPYLVKAAITI, encoded by the coding sequence ATGGAAGCCGACAAAATTAAAGATAGTATAAAGCGGGCGGCACAGGAACTATTCCGCAAATTCGGTTATCATAAAACCAGCGTTAACGAGATTGCCAAAAAGGCTAAAATAGCCAAAGCAACCATCTACAAATATTTTGATAGTAAGGAAGCGGTTTTACATGCCTTGCTGATGGACTATATTAAAGTGAGTGTTGATGAACTGATCCACACCAATACGCCCGATATGGGTGAGGAGGAGCAGCTGAACAACCTCATCATGAAAACCTGTCGCCTATCGTACACCATTTGTAACGAATTTATCGGCTGGGATTTCATCCGTGAATCGGCTAACTCGCAGGCTTTCCTCAAGAATTTATCCAATGAGCTGGAGGAATTGCTGGTATACGCATTCTCACAGCTGAACGGTATCCGCAAGCACGATGCCTACCTGCAAAAGCTGCGTTTTTTGGTGAAATGTAGCAAAAGTATCGTATTCAGCTTTGCCTTTACCTCCGTAAGCGACTCCGATGTACGCAAGAACTTCGTATCATTCCAAAAAGAAATACTGCCGTATTTGGTGAAGGCGGCTATAACTATTTAA